The following proteins come from a genomic window of Triticum aestivum cultivar Chinese Spring chromosome 6A, IWGSC CS RefSeq v2.1, whole genome shotgun sequence:
- the LOC123127400 gene encoding protein phosphatase 2C and cyclic nucleotide-binding/kinase domain-containing protein isoform X9 — MGCSPSKCCFCLHFKGCLHSHGCLNQTPDSRRESRGKSSWGRAKIDSSASDGSSDDLEGDDGFGQMNITRESNVGINRLSRVSSQFLPPEGSRKVRVPLGNYDLRYSYLSERGYYPESLDKPNQDSFCIHTPFGTSPDDHFFGVFDGHGEYGAQCSQFVKRRLCENLLRDSRFRTDAVQALHSAFLATNSQLHADSLDDSMSGTTAITILVRGKTLYIANTGDSRALIAEKRGEYIIAVDLSIDQTPYRTDEVERVKECGARVLTLDQIEGLKNPDAQCWGNEESDDGDPPRLWVENGMFPGTAFTRSIGDSVAESIGVVANPEFFNLELSASHPFFVIASDGVFEFLSSQTVVDMIAKYKDPRDACAAIVAESYRLWLQYETRTDDITIILVHINGLTDSGSTHTVLKVSLQPSQQVVELVGSESPSITSLNPNNQRSRHDLSRARLRAIESSLENGQLWIPPSPSHRKTWEEQVRSTHFSVVQNLVQDFLLSPTADKSYKQNDTKARIERILHDHFLFRKLTDSQRNVLLDCMQRVEATPGDIVVQQGGEGDCFYVVGNGEFEVLAMQEEDGKEVTKVLHRYTADKLSSFGELALM, encoded by the exons ATGGGCTGCTCACCTTCGAAGTGTTGTTTTTGTTTACATTTTAAGGGATGTTTGCACTCCCACGGGTGTCTTAATCAAACACCTGACTCCCGAAGAGAGTCAAGGGGAAAATCAAGTTGGGGAAGGGCAAAGATAGATTCTAGTGCTTCAGATGGCTCTTCTGATGATCTAGAGGGAGATGATGGATTCGGCCAAATGAACATTACAAGGGAATCAAATGTTGGTATTAATCGTCTCTCAAGGGTCTCTTCACAGTTTCTTCCTCCAGAAGGTTCGCGCAAAGTTCGAGTCCCGTTGGGAAACTATGACCTGAGATACTCCTATTTGTCTGAGAGAGGTTACTACCCAGAGTCATTGGACAAACCAAACCAAGATAGCTTCTGCATACACACTCCATTTGGAACAAGCCCTGATGACCACTTCTTTGGTGTATTTGATGGTCATGGGGAATATGGAGCTCAGTGCTCGCAGTTCGTGAAACGAAGATTGTGTGAAAACTTGCTCCGGGATAGCCGGTTTCGTACTGATGCTGTTCAGGCTCTTCATTCTGCTTTCTTGGCAACAAATTCTCAGCTCCATGCGGACAGCTTGGATGATTCCATGAGTGGTACTACCGCGATCACTATACTGGTGAGGGGCAAAACATTGTACATTGCAAATACAGGCGATTCACGTGCTCTTATTGCTGAGAAAAGAGGAGAGTATATTATTGCTGTTGACCTGTCCATAGATCAAACTCCTTACCGGACCGATGAGGTTGAAAGGGTCAAGGAGTGTGGTGCCAGGGTTCTGACATTGGATCAAATAGAAGGACTAAAGAATCCAGATGCTCAGTGTTGGGGCAACGAGGAAAGTGACGATGGCGATCCTCCAAGGTTGTGGGTGGAAAATGGCATGTTTCCGGGAACTGCTTTTACTCGTAGTATTGGagattctgttgctgaatcaattGGCGTCGTCGCAAATCCTGAATTTTTTAACCTGGAGCTCAGTGCCAGCCATCCATTCTTCGTTATTGCTAGTGACGGAGTTTTCGAGTTTCTTTCTAGCCAAACAGTCGTAGACATG ATTGCTAAATACAAGGATCCTCGTGATGCATGTGCTGCAATTGTTGCTGAGTCCTATCGTCTCTGGCTGCAGTATGAAACTCGTACGGATGACATCACAATCATACTTGTACATATTAACGGGTTAACTGAT AGTGGTTCCACCCATACCGTATTGAAGGTGTCTTTACAACCATCACAGCAAGTAGTAGAACTGGTGGGCTCTGAATCACCATCCATCACAAGTTTGAACCCCAATAACCAGCGCTCCAGGCATGATCTATCACGTGCACGGTTGAGAGCTATTGAAAGTTCTCTGGAAAATGGTCAACTATGGATTCCTCCATCTCCATCACATCGCAAGACATGGGAAGAGCAAGTAAGGTCTACCCACTTTTCCGTTGTGCAAAATTTAGTTCAGGACTTCTTATTATCTCCTACTGCTGACAAATCCTATAAACAAAATGATACAAAGGCACGTATTGAGAGGATACTACATGATCATTTCCTCTTCAGAAAGCTCACTGATTCACAACGCAATGTTTTACTTGATTGCATGCAACGGGTTGAGGCAACACCTGGGGATATAGTGGTGCAGCAG GGTGGTGAAGGCGACTGCTTTTATGTAGTTGGGAATGGTGAGTTTGAAGTTCTGGCCATGCAG